Proteins encoded within one genomic window of Arachis ipaensis cultivar K30076 chromosome B08, Araip1.1, whole genome shotgun sequence:
- the LOC107613518 gene encoding peroxisome biogenesis protein 22: MATGEGDTPKQELFHLIKRFGAFVTLKISNLFSISLHNLDLRSIGAVAGLAVAIVFTWRMLRSPSGSQRRQQKRQGASSSNSGVGAHSNASVAPPEVCSPSDDSRAQNVVDEFFQPVKPTLGQIVRQKLSEGRKVTCRLLGVILEESSPEELQKQATVKSSVLEVLLEITKFCDLYLMELVLDDESEKRVLVALEEAGVFTSGGLVKDKVLFCSTENGRSSFVRQLEPDWHIDTNPEIINQLARFIKYQLHVSPSRTERTAANVFSAPSLEQFFGSI, translated from the exons ATGGCAACGGGTGAAGGTGACACCCCAAAACAAGAGCTTTTCCACCTTATCAAACGCTTCGGTGCTTTTGTCACTCTCAAGATCTCCAACCTCTTCTCCATCTCCCTCCACAACCTC GATTTGCGCTCTATTGGGGCTGTAGCTGGTCTTGCTGTTGCCATTGTTTTCACATGGAGGATGTTGAGATCACCTTCTGGATCTCAACGCAGGCAACAAAAACGGCAAGGTGCTTCATCTAGTAATTCTGGAGTTGGTGCACATTCTAATGCCTCGGTAGCTCCTCCTGAAGTTTGTTCACCCTCAGATGATTCGAGGGCACAAAATGTTGTTGATGAGTTCTTTCAGCCAGTCAAG CCAACTTTGGGGCAGATAGTTAGACAGAAATTAAGTGAAGGAAGAAAG GTAACTTGTCGACTTCTTGGAGTGATCCTTGAGGAAAGTAGTCCAGAGGAGCTTCAG AAACAAGCAACTGTGAAGTCCTCTGTGCTGGAAGTGTTGTTGGAAATAacaaaattttgtgatttatatcTCATGGAACTAGTTTTGGATGATGAAAGCGAG AAGAGAGTACTTGTTGCATTAGAAGAAGCTGGGGTATTCACTTCTGGTGGTTTGGTTAAGGACAAG GTTCTTTTCTGTAGCACAGAAAATGGACGATCATCGTTTGTTCGGCAATTGGAACCGGATTGGCATATTGACACGAATCCAGAAATCATCAATCAGCTAGCT AGGTTTATCAAGTATCAACTTCATGTATCGCCCTCTAGGACCGAACGAACAGCAGCCAATGTGTTCAGTGCTCCTTCCCTGGAACAGTTCTTTGGATCCATATAA